ACCGCTCACGGCTCCCTCACAACTCCCCCGCCTGAGAGGCGCATTGGGGCTTCTGCCAAGATGCCGTACGTCATGGTGCAGATACCGAAAACGCCCGCGCCCCCGCCCCCCGCACCGTCGCGCTCCGTGCCCACGAGCGCCGACGTGGCCCGCCTGGCCGGCGTCTCGCGCGCGACCGTCTCCTACGTCCTCAACAACACCAGCGCCGTACGGATCAGCGAGCCCACCCGCCACCGGGTCCACGAGGCCGCGAAGGAACTCGGGTACGTCCCGCACGCGGCGGCCCGCACCCTGCGCGCCGGGCACAGCCGTATGGTCCTGATCCCCGCCCCGACCTTCCCCGTCGGCCCGCTCTACAACCGGTTCCTCACCGACCTCCAGGGTGCGCTCGGCAGCCTGGACTACACGGTCGTGCAGTACGGCACCGGCGGCCCGCACGGCGACGAAGCCGCCCGCGCCTGGGCGGAGTTGCGGCCCGTGGCCGTGCTCGTGCCCGGTTCCGGGCTCGGCCCGCGCGGAGCGGCGGTGCTCAAGCGGTCGGGGGCGCGGGCCGTGGTCACCCTCGGCCCCGAGACCATCGAGGGCGCGCACGCCCTGCTCATGGACCACGACGTGGTCGGCCACAGCGCCGGCTCTCACCTCCACGACCGCGGCAGGCGCCGCATCGGCGTCGTCGTCCCGCAGGAACCCGGCCTCGAGGCGTTCTCCGCGCCCCGGCTC
This region of Streptomyces caelestis genomic DNA includes:
- a CDS encoding LacI family DNA-binding transcriptional regulator, with protein sequence MPYVMVQIPKTPAPPPPAPSRSVPTSADVARLAGVSRATVSYVLNNTSAVRISEPTRHRVHEAAKELGYVPHAAARTLRAGHSRMVLIPAPTFPVGPLYNRFLTDLQGALGSLDYTVVQYGTGGPHGDEAARAWAELRPVAVLVPGSGLGPRGAAVLKRSGARAVVTLGPETIEGAHALLMDHDVVGHSAGSHLHDRGRRRIGVVVPQEPGLEAFSAPRLDGVRQSLRGTDATVTELPLAYDEQAAARLAARWRGLGLDAVFTYNDEYAMLLMRALQDEGIRIPEETAVIGADDLMLGRLLRPRLSTVRLELPSGRELAELVDRAVRNPGTEPETHKVLGATVLHRESS